A window of the Arachis duranensis cultivar V14167 chromosome 5, aradu.V14167.gnm2.J7QH, whole genome shotgun sequence genome harbors these coding sequences:
- the LOC107489227 gene encoding peptidyl-prolyl cis-trans isomerase CYP23, whose protein sequence is MYSPGFSFMINACILLSLMSLISSLEPQLGSTRVVFQTNYGDIEFGFFPTVAPKTVDHIFKLVRLGGYNTNHFFRVDKGFVAQVADVMGGRSAPMNEEQRKEAEKTVVGEFSEVKHVRGILSMGRYDDPDSGSSSFSILLGNAPHLDGTYAIFGRVTKGDDTLKKLEQLPTRKEGIFVMPTERITILSSYYYDTETENCEQDRTILKRRLAASAVEVEKQRMKCFP, encoded by the exons ATGTATAGCCCAGGATTCAGCTTTATGATCAATGCTTGCATTTTGTTGTCATTGATGTCTTTAATTTCTTCCCTGGAACCCCAACTTGGATCCACCCGCGTTGTCTTTCAG ACAAATTATGGGGATATTGAATTTGGTTTCTTTCCCACTGTTGCACCCAAAACTGTTGATCACATCTTTAAGCTTGTCAGACTTGGAGGCTATAACACTAACCATTTCTTTCGG GTGGATAAGGGGTTTGTGGCCCAAGTAGCAGATGTTATGGGTGGAAGATCTGCTCCAATGAATgaggaacaaagaaaagaagctGAAAAGACTGTTGTTGGTGAATTTAGCGAAGTCAAACATGTTCGTGGTATTCTTTCTATGGGAAG GTATGATGATCCAGACAGTGGTTCATCCTCATTCTCGATACTACTTGGAAATGCTCCTCATCTCGACGGCACG TATGCAATATTTGGAAGAGTTACTAAAGGTGATGATACATTGAAAAAGCTTGAGCAGCTGCCTACCCGTAAAGAGGGTATATTTGTAATG CCAACAGAACGCATCACGATTCTGTCATCGTATTACTATG ACACGGAGACAGAAAATTGTGAGCAAGATAGAACGATATTGAAGCGCAGGTTAGCTGCGTCCGCTGTTGAAGTTGAAAAACAG AGGATGAAATGCTTCCCTTGA